A single region of the Candidatus Manganitrophaceae bacterium genome encodes:
- the metG gene encoding methionine--tRNA ligase, whose translation MKSHEKFYLTTPIYYVNDEPHIGHAYTTIAADILARYHRLLQHDVFFLTGTDEHGQKVAQAAAKRNVPPQQHADEMVVRFQALWKKLNISNDDFVRTTQERHTRVVQTVLQELQDRKELYTGSYEGWYCLPDERFWTEKDVVDGKCPDCGRPVEHLSEQNYFFKMGQYQDRLRQYIRDHPDFIRPESRRNEVLGFLEKPLTDLSISRPKSRLPWGIEFPFDSNYVTYVWIDALVNYISIPGYATDPARFQKWWPADLHLVGKDILTTHAIYWSTILMALGLPLPKTLFAHGWWTLNAQKMSKSLGNVVHPGDVIERYGVDPFRYFLFREVPFGQDGDFSETALVNRINSDLANDLGNLLSRTLTMLERYTGGRTPPAHEGKQPEDLALRRKLEGLPEKIDTLLGRLEFQKALIEIWEAVSQANRYIENAAPWVLAKDPAKAERLQTVLYHTTEALRIITLFISPFMPNTALEMARQMGLPSLFEGISLKEAAQWGRLPAEMPIAKGKSLFPRIEKKMETPLENNPTANTPAPKENVPAEKKSTPASPTGFKPAIAYDDFAKIDLRVAVILTAEKVPGSKKLLKLRVSLGSEERQVVAGIGTKYAPEALIGKRIVLVANLQPAKIMGVESQGMLLAAGAEEVLELATFMEEIPPGTRIK comes from the coding sequence ATGAAGTCGCACGAAAAGTTTTATCTCACCACGCCGATCTACTACGTCAACGACGAGCCGCACATCGGCCATGCTTATACGACGATCGCCGCCGACATTCTCGCCCGCTACCACCGTCTCCTTCAACACGACGTCTTCTTTCTTACCGGCACCGACGAGCATGGCCAGAAGGTGGCGCAGGCGGCGGCCAAGCGGAACGTCCCCCCGCAGCAACATGCCGACGAGATGGTCGTCCGTTTTCAGGCGCTCTGGAAAAAGCTGAACATCTCCAACGACGACTTCGTCCGGACGACGCAGGAGCGGCACACGCGGGTCGTGCAGACCGTCCTCCAAGAACTTCAAGACCGGAAAGAGCTCTACACCGGCAGCTATGAGGGATGGTACTGTCTCCCCGACGAGCGGTTCTGGACCGAAAAGGATGTCGTCGACGGCAAGTGCCCCGACTGTGGAAGACCGGTGGAGCATCTCTCCGAGCAGAACTACTTCTTCAAGATGGGCCAATATCAAGACCGCCTTCGGCAATACATCCGCGATCACCCCGACTTCATCCGGCCGGAGAGCCGGCGAAACGAGGTTTTGGGCTTTTTGGAAAAACCGCTCACCGATCTCTCCATCTCGCGCCCCAAGAGCCGCCTGCCGTGGGGAATCGAATTTCCGTTCGATTCAAATTATGTCACCTATGTTTGGATCGATGCGCTCGTCAACTACATCTCGATCCCCGGCTATGCGACCGACCCGGCCCGCTTTCAAAAATGGTGGCCGGCCGATCTCCATCTTGTCGGAAAAGATATTTTGACGACGCACGCCATCTACTGGTCGACGATCTTGATGGCGCTCGGCCTCCCCCTCCCGAAAACCCTCTTCGCGCACGGCTGGTGGACGCTCAATGCGCAGAAGATGTCGAAGAGCCTCGGCAACGTCGTTCACCCCGGCGATGTGATCGAACGCTACGGCGTCGATCCCTTCCGCTATTTTCTCTTCCGGGAAGTTCCCTTCGGCCAAGACGGCGACTTCTCCGAGACGGCGCTCGTCAACCGGATCAACAGCGATCTCGCCAACGACCTCGGCAACCTCCTCTCCCGGACGCTGACGATGCTGGAGCGCTACACCGGCGGCCGCACCCCCCCCGCGCACGAGGGGAAGCAGCCGGAAGATCTGGCGCTGCGCCGGAAGTTGGAAGGGTTGCCGGAGAAGATCGATACGCTGCTCGGTCGATTGGAATTTCAGAAGGCATTGATCGAAATCTGGGAGGCGGTCAGCCAGGCGAACCGGTATATTGAAAACGCCGCCCCGTGGGTCCTGGCCAAAGATCCCGCCAAAGCGGAGCGTCTCCAGACCGTCCTCTACCACACGACCGAAGCGCTCCGGATCATCACCCTCTTCATCTCCCCGTTCATGCCGAACACGGCACTGGAGATGGCCCGGCAGATGGGGCTTCCCTCCCTCTTCGAGGGGATCTCTCTGAAGGAGGCGGCGCAATGGGGCCGGCTGCCGGCCGAGATGCCGATCGCCAAAGGAAAATCGCTCTTCCCACGAATCGAAAAGAAAATGGAGACTCCATTGGAAAACAACCCTACCGCCAACACACCCGCACCGAAGGAAAACGTCCCTGCCGAGAAAAAGAGCACCCCGGCCTCCCCTACCGGATTTAAGCCGGCCATTGCTTATGATGACTTTGCCAAGATCGACCTGCGGGTCGCGGTGATTCTCACCGCCGAGAAAGTTCCCGGCTCGAAGAAGCTCCTCAAGCTGCGCGTTTCGCTCGGCTCGGAGGAGCGGCAGGTCGTCGCCGGCATCGGGACGAAGTATGCGCCGGAGGCGCTGATCGGAAAGCGGATTGTGCTCGTTGCGAATCTTCAGCCGGCGAAGATTATGGGGGTGGAGTCGCAAGGGATGCTTTTGGCGGCGGGGGCGGAAGAAGTTTTGGAGTTGGCGACCTTTATGGAAGAGATTCCGCCGGGGACGCGGATTAAGTAG
- the holB gene encoding DNA polymerase III subunit delta', which translates to MTTSETPEKSDAPRGFGEIIGHSRAIDILQSMLLSDEIPHAILFMGEEGIGKRTVARAFAQTLLCHERQMPEGPEGEEGPIEPCGRCLSCQKLSAGNHPDFMTIEPEGSAIKIEQVRTLQDRIIYKPIDGPRRIILIDPADKMNGAAANGLLKTLEEPPAHAVLILITAKPYSLPETILSRCQKISFYPLSLSQVEKLLAERNHWSVQEARLIAALTGGHLGEALSLSLEAAREMEEGLYTLVSEKTLMNYERLFEVATTYSRDEEVMAKSLHYLAAWFRDVLVLQAVPNPSMLDPSWLVYSWRHEEIKRWAGRMNTNEVATFLSNLQILQQAQIRNVNRQLSLENLLMQLKDKLINQEQKTSG; encoded by the coding sequence ATGACTACTTCCGAAACGCCTGAAAAATCGGATGCGCCGCGCGGCTTTGGTGAAATTATCGGACATTCCCGCGCGATCGACATCCTCCAATCGATGCTCCTCTCGGATGAGATTCCCCATGCGATCCTCTTCATGGGAGAAGAAGGGATCGGCAAACGAACCGTCGCCCGCGCCTTTGCGCAGACCCTCCTCTGCCATGAACGGCAGATGCCCGAAGGACCGGAGGGCGAAGAAGGACCGATCGAGCCGTGCGGCCGCTGCCTCTCCTGTCAAAAGCTCTCCGCGGGAAATCATCCCGACTTCATGACGATCGAGCCGGAGGGGAGCGCGATTAAAATCGAGCAGGTCCGGACCCTGCAGGACCGGATCATATACAAGCCGATCGACGGACCGAGGCGGATCATCCTGATCGATCCCGCCGACAAGATGAACGGGGCCGCCGCCAACGGTCTCCTCAAAACATTGGAAGAGCCCCCCGCGCATGCCGTCTTGATCTTGATCACCGCCAAGCCCTACTCGCTTCCCGAGACGATCCTCTCCCGCTGCCAGAAGATCTCCTTTTATCCCCTCTCCCTCTCGCAGGTCGAAAAGCTCCTGGCAGAGCGGAACCACTGGTCGGTTCAGGAAGCCCGCCTGATCGCCGCGCTGACCGGCGGCCATCTCGGCGAGGCGCTCTCGTTGTCGCTCGAAGCGGCCCGGGAAATGGAAGAGGGGCTCTATACCCTCGTCTCCGAGAAGACGTTGATGAACTACGAACGGCTCTTCGAGGTCGCCACCACCTACTCCCGGGACGAAGAGGTGATGGCCAAATCGCTCCACTACCTCGCCGCCTGGTTCCGCGATGTGCTGGTGCTGCAGGCGGTCCCCAACCCGTCGATGCTCGATCCTTCCTGGCTCGTCTACAGCTGGCGGCATGAAGAGATCAAGCGGTGGGCCGGACGGATGAATACAAATGAGGTCGCCACCTTCCTCTCCAACCTTCAGATCCTCCAGCAGGCGCAGATCCGCAACGTCAACCGGCAGCTCTCCCTCGAAAATCTGTTGATGCAGCTCAAAGACAAATTGATCAATCAGGAGCAGAAGACCTCAGGATGA
- a CDS encoding dTMP kinase: MYDKPFAGGVVTGHFITFEGVEGSGKTTQLAILADDLETRGLSVVRTREPGGTKIGDAIRALILDSKNQTMDAKAELLLYLASRAQHLKEVILPALETGKVVLCDRFADATYAYQGVGRGLSKRGIEQIGRFVTEGRQPDLTLLLDIDPKKGLARLKGREEINRLDREALQFHEAVRKGYLHLAKRNPRRIQVVSTDGAVDEIAQKIRKVVDDYFRNA; this comes from the coding sequence ATGTATGATAAACCGTTCGCGGGAGGGGTGGTGACGGGTCATTTTATCACATTCGAAGGGGTCGAAGGGAGCGGGAAGACGACCCAGCTGGCGATCTTGGCGGACGATTTAGAAACCCGCGGTCTCTCGGTCGTCCGGACCCGCGAGCCGGGGGGAACGAAGATCGGCGATGCGATCCGGGCGCTGATCCTTGATTCCAAAAATCAGACGATGGATGCCAAGGCGGAGCTCCTTCTCTATTTGGCGAGCCGGGCCCAACACCTCAAAGAGGTGATCCTCCCCGCTTTGGAAACAGGCAAAGTCGTTCTCTGCGATCGGTTCGCCGACGCCACCTATGCCTACCAGGGAGTTGGACGGGGCCTGTCGAAGCGGGGGATCGAGCAGATTGGCCGGTTCGTCACCGAGGGGCGTCAGCCCGACCTCACCCTCCTTCTCGATATCGATCCTAAGAAAGGGCTCGCTCGTCTGAAAGGCCGGGAGGAGATCAACCGACTCGATCGGGAAGCGCTTCAGTTTCACGAGGCGGTTCGAAAAGGATATCTCCATCTCGCCAAACGAAACCCGCGCCGGATCCAGGTGGTCTCCACCGACGGAGCGGTCGACGAGATTGCCCAAAAAATTAGAAAGGTGGTTGATGACTACTTCCGAAACGCCTGA
- a CDS encoding alpha/beta fold hydrolase: MDSDDFRPAWWCPGPHVQTVWRRLYGMTEALPLRRERWETPDDDFLDLDFLDPEPAEGDTATPTVLFLHGLEGSSRAKYILGMHREARRLGWRGVALNFRSCSGEMNRQRRFYHSGETTDLDWVVRQLLSRFPGSPLFIVGFSLGGNVLLKWLGEQGTAAPEAVRAGVAISVPFDLAAAAQNIDRGFSRIYGRVFLKTLREKAVLKERRFPGLVDPARVRRIASFAEFDDLVTAPIHGFRSGFDYWTRSSSKRFLDAIRRPVLLINALNDPFLPRHSIPLKTIEASKWLTALFPPFGGHTGFVEGRWPWQARYWTEARAFAFLSALQTDPNRLRSI, from the coding sequence ATGGACAGTGACGACTTTCGGCCTGCCTGGTGGTGTCCCGGGCCGCATGTTCAGACCGTTTGGCGGCGTCTTTATGGGATGACCGAGGCGCTGCCGCTTCGGCGCGAGCGGTGGGAGACGCCGGATGACGATTTTCTCGATCTCGATTTCCTCGATCCCGAACCGGCCGAGGGGGACACCGCAACACCGACCGTCTTGTTCCTCCATGGGCTGGAGGGCTCTTCCCGGGCGAAGTATATTCTCGGCATGCATCGGGAGGCACGACGGCTCGGCTGGCGGGGAGTCGCCCTCAACTTTCGATCGTGCAGCGGGGAGATGAACCGGCAGCGTCGGTTTTACCACTCGGGGGAGACGACCGATCTTGATTGGGTCGTCCGGCAACTCCTCTCGCGCTTTCCCGGATCGCCGCTCTTCATCGTCGGTTTCTCGTTGGGGGGGAATGTCCTCCTCAAGTGGCTCGGCGAGCAGGGGACGGCGGCGCCGGAGGCGGTTCGGGCCGGGGTGGCGATCTCGGTGCCGTTCGACCTGGCGGCGGCGGCCCAAAACATCGACCGTGGGTTCAGCCGGATTTATGGACGGGTCTTCTTGAAGACCCTCAGGGAGAAGGCGGTGTTGAAGGAGCGGCGGTTTCCGGGGCTGGTCGATCCGGCGCGGGTCCGGCGGATCGCCTCCTTCGCCGAGTTTGATGACCTGGTGACGGCGCCGATCCATGGCTTTCGGAGCGGGTTTGATTATTGGACCCGCAGCAGCTCCAAGCGGTTTCTCGATGCGATCCGTCGGCCGGTCCTCCTGATCAACGCGCTGAACGATCCCTTCCTTCCGAGACATTCCATCCCTTTAAAAACAATTGAAGCGTCGAAGTGGCTGACCGCCCTGTTTCCCCCGTTCGGCGGCCACACCGGGTTCGTCGAGGGGCGGTGGCCCTGGCAGGCGCGTTATTGGACCGAGGCGCGCGCCTTTGCTTTTCTCTCCGCGCTGCAAACCGACCCGAACCGGTTGAGATCAATTTAG
- a CDS encoding amidohydrolase, giving the protein MRAIDMHVHPGTREYLVEAGGKYLSDALHYFHRHDAVVSLEEMAAYYRRAEMLAVLLAWDAETHTGLPPVTNDYVADAVRQYPDVFIGFASVDPWKGRMAIRELERAVKELKLRGLKIHPIAQAFEPNDRRFYPLWECCQGLKVPLLIHTGTTGVGAGVPGGNGLKLKYGRPIPAIDDIAADFPGLTIIGAHPSWPWQEEMLAVAVHKTNVYIDLSGWSPKYFSPSLVQHANSLLQDRVLFGSDYPFLTPERWIADFEKAGFKPEVREKILLGNAKRLLGL; this is encoded by the coding sequence ATGCGGGCGATCGATATGCATGTCCATCCCGGAACGCGGGAGTATCTGGTGGAGGCCGGGGGGAAATACCTTTCCGATGCGCTCCATTATTTCCATCGCCACGATGCCGTCGTCAGCTTGGAGGAGATGGCGGCCTATTACCGGCGGGCCGAGATGCTGGCGGTGCTGCTCGCCTGGGATGCGGAGACCCACACCGGCCTCCCGCCGGTGACCAACGACTATGTCGCCGACGCGGTCCGACAGTATCCCGACGTTTTCATCGGTTTCGCCAGCGTCGATCCCTGGAAGGGGAGGATGGCGATTCGAGAGCTCGAACGAGCCGTGAAAGAATTAAAGCTGCGGGGGTTGAAGATCCACCCGATCGCCCAGGCGTTTGAGCCGAACGACCGCCGGTTTTATCCCCTCTGGGAGTGTTGCCAGGGATTGAAGGTGCCGCTTCTGATTCACACCGGGACGACCGGCGTCGGCGCCGGGGTGCCGGGGGGAAATGGGCTGAAGCTCAAATACGGTCGGCCGATTCCGGCGATCGACGACATCGCCGCCGATTTTCCGGGGCTGACGATCATCGGGGCGCATCCCTCCTGGCCGTGGCAAGAGGAGATGCTTGCCGTCGCCGTTCATAAAACGAATGTCTACATCGATCTCTCCGGCTGGTCGCCGAAATATTTCTCCCCCTCGCTGGTCCAGCATGCCAACTCGCTGCTGCAAGACCGGGTGTTGTTCGGCTCGGACTATCCCTTTCTGACCCCGGAGCGCTGGATCGCCGATTTCGAGAAGGCGGGGTTTAAGCCGGAGGTCCGCGAGAAGATCCTCCTCGGGAACGCGAAGCGGCTCTTGGGACTCTAG